GGGCGGCCGAAGCTGGGCCTCCTGAAAGCTCCCGAAGGTGCGCTCGAACGCGCCGCTGGCAACGATGTCCCGTGAGTACAGATCGTGGTTGCCCGGAATCACCGTGACGGACTCGGGCCCCGCGCCTGTCGTTTGCAACCAAGCCAAAGCAGCGTGCCACTCTCCTGCGAGGCCCACGTTCGACAGATCCCCCGTGACCACCAGGTGATCGCACCCGCGGTGACGGAGATCCTCACCCAGACTGCGTACCAGGTTCATGTCGTGCAGCCGACGGCGGCGCAGCCATGCGTTAACGAGACCCGGCAATCGTTTGCTGAGAAGATCGCGCGGCGCGAGCCCCGTCAAGCCGCGGAAATGGGGATCTGTGACGTGTGCCAAACGAAACGTCATGACGCTTTTCCCGGGCCCAGGCGCCCTTCGGCGTCAGGGATCCTGGCCATGCACCAGGACCGACAAGTTGGGGATGTCAACGATGGTGAGAACCAAAAACAGCGCCGCAATGAAGAGCACGAACGTAGCGAAGCGCTTTTCGCGAAACAGCCTTTCGGGGGCTTGGGCCGCCGAGTTGGGCTTGAACGAGATCTGGAGATACCAGGCGAAGAGAAATGCCAAAAACGGGAGCAGGATGATGTACTCGATGCGGTACTTCACCAGAAAAACACCTGTGAAGAAGGACGCCGAGCAGCCGTAGAACATGATCGAGATGAGCAGCCGATCCAGGGTGTAGTACCGAAACGAACGGCGGTAGAGCGCAGCGACGGCCGCCCCGATCTCGCGAAACTCGGCATACCTCTTGGTCGCCATCAGAAAGGCGCCACCCATCCAGTACCCGAGCAGCAAGCTCGACGGGGGGCTCGAGGCGCTCGTCAGAGCAAACCAACCCATCAGGAGCCGGATCGGGTTGTTCACCGATTCGGAGAGCACGTCCACGTAGGCGCGATCCTTCGTGCGGAAGGGGCGCACGTTATAGAGCACACCCATCACCGCCAACCAAAGGGCGGTCAGGAAAAACGGCACCCCCAGCACCCACGCCAGCCCGAGCCCCACAACCAGCAGCATCACGTACTCGAGGTAGACGTAGGGGGCCCGAAGCCCGCCCGTCAGCGACGGGCGGTGTTTTTTCACGGGGTGGTGGCGGTCGAAGGCGGCATCGAGCCACTCGTTGATCACATAGTTCGCGGACGCCACCAGGCAGGCGACGAGCAGGGCCGTGCCCACCCGGGGCAGCGCCTCGGTCCAGGGCGGCCGGGCCAACAAGCCGGCGAAGACGACCCCTGGCAGAACGAAGATGTTCTTGATCCAGTGGTCGGGCCGCGCGATCGCCAGGTAGCTACGAAGCCGCATGGCCCTGCTTTTTCGCCACCACGAACCACGAATCGCGCAGGTTCAGCGGCACGACCACGCGCTCGAGCCAAGGCCCTGCGAGGCGGGCCAAAGGCCGTACGGGCGGCAGGTAACGCCCCACCCGCTGGGCCAGGTAGCTGGCTGGAAAATACCAGCTTGGGCGCTGGAACGACAGCGGCGAAAGGCCGGCACTGCCGAGAGCGCGCGTGAGGGTCTGGCGGTTGAAGTATCCGATGTGGGCGACGCGGTAGTGCCACCAGCGAGGCCCCAATGCTTTGGCGGCAAGCGAGCTCACGTCGGGCGTGACCACCACCACGATGCCCCCGAGCGCCAGGCAGGCGACGGCCTGTGCCAGGAGCGCGCGGGGATTCGGGACGTGTTCGATGACATCCACGAGCGCGACCACGTCGAAGCCGCCCGTCACAGAGGGATGAGGCAACGTTCCCAGGTGCACGGGAAGCCCGCGGGCGCGGGCCTGCTCCTGAAACCAACGCGAGGGTTCGATGCCTTCGGCCTCGAAGCCCAGGCGCCTCGCCTCTTCCACCAAGATGCCGCTTCCCGCGCCGACGTCGAGCAAACGCCCGGACGTTTTCCAGGGCGCAAGCTCCTGCAGCAGGCGCCGGGCTTGCAGCGCGCGGCTGTCCCGCCCCGCCTCGTAATCGGTATCCACGAGCTCTTGGTAGTGCGGGAGCACGTCGCCCAGGCTCGGGCACTGCAGAAAACCGCAGGACTGGCACGCATAGATCGCGCCCACCCGTCCGTAGTGATCGTCGGTGACTGCAAAAGATCGGCTGTCGAGCTCGTCGACGCGCACTTCGGAGGCGCGGCGCAAAATCAAGTCGTGGGAATCACAGATCCAGCAGTCCATGAGCGGTTCGCGGAACGTAGCACCCAGGCGCTTTGGGTGGCAATGCGGGCGCTGGCCGCAGTGGGCAGCGCCCTAGGGTTCCCACTGGCCCATCACGAAGCTGAAGGCTTGCTCCGCGTAGGCCCCGCTGCCGGGAAACAATGCATAGGCCCCCACGACGGCCACGCCCAAGACGTAGGCCATTGCGATCCCCTTGCGCCCGTCGACGCGTGGGAACGCCCAGGCCAGCGCCACGAGCGCACATGCGTAGAGCGGGACCACGGCGGCAACGCCTGGCAGCCCCATGAGGTGCCCCAGCGAATGAACGCTGCGGCCGCTCTGCAACAGCCGAAAGCTCAACTCATAGAGCGGATTTTGCAGCCGATCCGGCCAGTGGGGGTAGGTGAGCACGGCGGTCGCGTAGATGATGACGCTGGCCACCACCGCCCCCAGAGCGGCCACCCGCGCAGCCACGTGTTTGAAGACGAAGGCAAAGCCGGCACAGGAAAGCCACGCGGCAAAGGGCAACGACACCGTGAGATAGCGCGGCCCCACGGTCCACCCGGCCCTCGCCATGAAGGGGTCGAGCGCGCTCAAGAAAAGCAGGTAGCTCACGAACACGGCGAGACACAAGAGCGCCTCTGCGCCCGCACGCCTCCGCCACGCGGCGTCCTTGAAAATCGCGAACGCTCCGACAAACGCGAGCAAAAGCCACGGAGACAAAACGAACAGGCCGTTCGAGGGCAAAAACGTGGTGCTGAGGGCGGAAGGCGCGCTCAGGCCCACGATACCCATGAAGCCCTTGCGGGTCACTTCGTCCACCGAGTAGTGGTACCCCGTGCGCAAGGGGCTGCCGAAGCACACGTAGTGGTAAAGGCCCAAGAGGACGACCACAGGGGCCGCGCCCAGGATCGCGTACCCCCCGTTGCGCACGCGCTCCCGGCCCACGATCAACACGTACAGGCCCACGAGCGCCGCCACCACGGCCGATTGATAATCCATCATCACGGCGGCCGCCGCGAAGAGCCCCACGCCGGCCGCGCCGAGCTTCGGCCGGCGCAAACGCTGGCGGCAGAGCGGCACCGCCACCAAGAAGGCAGCCCCGGCGCATACGGCCGCCAGCTGATGTGACATGAACAGGATCGCGTACACCCAGGCGGGCGAACCCAATGCATAAGCCACGAGAGCCGTGCGCCTCGCGCGCAAGTCGTCCGTGAAGTGCCCCGTCATGCGGTAAAAAAACGGCAAAAACAAAAGCGCCGGTAAGGTCACCGCAAACACGCGAAACGCCCAGGTGAAATCTCGCAGGGTGCGCGCGCCCAGGGCTTTCGCCGCCGAATACACCGGAATCGCCACGAAAGAAGGCCCCGGCGCTTTGTTCGGGTACTGGTGGCCGTCGGGTCCGAAGGAGGTGTCGAACTGCGAGCTCATGTCGGCACGCCGCTCATCGAGCCACAGCCTTCCTTTGTCGACAAACTCCTGCGTTTGCAGGATGCGGGGCATCTCGTTGGCGCTGCGCAACTTTTCGAAGTAGGGAAACGCGTAGAGATAGCTCACGGCCACCAGCACGAAGGCCGGCCACGCCCGCCAAACGGGCACATTTTGGGGCGCTGAGGGGGAAGGAGCGGACACCGCGGCTAGGTTTACCCCAACTGTCCCAAGAGCGGCGATCCAAACGTCGAAACGCCTGTTTCCCTGACGAATCCCAAAGCCGACGAGGTTGCCGCGAAGCGCCGCCCCGGGTCACTGACGAAGTACAGGCGGTCATCCCAGTTGCAAGTTGCGCCGGGTCCTGGAACTCTGCGGACATGCAACTTCAGGATACGCGGTCCCAACGCCTGGTCTCAGCCACCGCGCGAACACGCCCATGCCCACGCGTGGTCCGCGCGCCGTTTTCCTTACCCACTTTTTGGGTGGCGTTCGTGTGGCTGGCCCTGAGCCTGCCTGGATGTGCCCGCACGAGCAACGCCCACACCCGCAAGGTCGACGGGCTCAACCGCGAAGCCCTGGCAGCGCTGCAGGCCGGCAACCCCAAGCAAGCGCAGAAGAAGCTGCAGTCGGCGCTTTCCCTCGCGAAAAAGGAAAACCTGGGCGATCACCCGTCGGTGGCCGAGACGCACATGAACCTCGGGGTGGTGTACGCAGCGGGCCTGGACCAGCAAAGCCGTGCGGTCCGCGAGATGACGAAAGCGCTCGAGCTTCACCCCGAAAGCGCGCCCAACCGCGGTGTGCAGGATGGCAAGATCGACAAAGCCTTCGACCTGGCGAAAAAGCGGGCGAAACCCCGCAAGAGCAAGTCCGAGAAGAAGGCACCTGCGGCCGCACCCGCACCCGCCGAAGGGTCGGCAGCCACGGAGCCGACGAAATCATCGGATGCGGCGGGCGCGCAGCCCCTCCCGATGGCCCCGGAGCCTGCGCCCGTGAGTGATTTAGAGGCGCGGTTGCCGGATCCCATGCCGGAACCGGTCTTCTGCCACGTGCCCGCCAAGATCCCCCCGGGACAGGACGTGACTCTGTGGTGCGGCGTCGACAAGAACCTGCGCGCCCGCAACGCCACCCTCTACGCACGACCGGCCGACCAGATCGAGTTCACGTCCATCGAGATGAAGCGCTCGGACGGAGGCTGGTGGGTGGGCACCGTTCCTGCCCCGCTCGTACACGGAAATATGTTGCAGTTCTACGTGCAGGCTGAAAAGTCGAACGGCGAGGCTCTCGCGGCCAACGGCAACGTGGGCAGCCCCAACTTCGTAATCATCAGAGACGGGGCCCGTCCTGCCCCCAAGGTGCTGACCCAACAGGTGCTCGAGGGCGAAGACGAGCCCCCGCTCGTCGAAGCCGGCCCCGAGGCGGCCCCGATCGAAAAGGCGTCCTCCTTCGACTGGAGCCGTTTGTTCGTGGCGCTCTCGGTGGGCACGGGGTGGGGCTGGCACGCCAGCGGCCCCCTCGAGTTTCGGCAGGACCTGCAGGTCGACGCAGGCACGGCCTCGGCCGGCCTGGGCCACGTGCTTCCCGAGGTGGGGTATCGCCTCAACGAACGCTGGGCCTTCAGCCTCCAAACAAGGCACCAACTGCTTCCCAACGAAGGCACCACGGGAGGACGCACGGGGCGCCCAGCTCAGGCCGCAAACGCGGCTTTGTTGCGGGCCCTCTACAGCCGCCCGCTGAGCGCGCGCTTTCAGCTCCAGGGCTCAGCGAGCCTCGGCGCCGGCGAGGGGTTCCGCATGGTGTTGGATCCTTTGCCAGCCAGAGGCCGCTCGGGCACGGACACCGTGCGCGGAGGTCCGGTGCTGGCGGGGGGCGGGGGTGGGCGGTCTCTTTGCCCTTTCGCCGAGCTTCGGGCTCGTGGGTGAGCTGCGGACCCTGTTCGGCTTCCCCGACACCGCGGCCATCGCCGAGCTCAACCTGGGCGTGCGCTACGACTTTAGGTGATCCGTGGCTTCAGGAGGGAGCGGGAGCCGCGAGCGCCCGCTCCAGGAAGTCCACGATGGTGGCTGCCGCCTCCGGGCGCGCCAGACCGCGCATGGCCACGGCCATGGACTCGAGGCGTGAGCCATCGGCCAAGAGCGCGGCCAGCGTGTCGGCAAGGCGCACCGGTGTGGTCTCGGCCTGCGGGAGCACCACGGCCGCTCCCACCTGCGCAAACGCCTCGGCGTTCCGGGTCTGGTGGTCATCCGCCGCCGTTGGCAACGGCACCAACAGCGCGGGCCGCCCGCAGATGGCGAGCTCGGCCAGGGTCAGCGCCCCGGCCCGCCCGATGACCAGCGTGGCCGCCCCGTAGGCCGAAACCATGTCGTCGATGAAGGGCCGCACCGTCACCTGCGCCGAGAGCCCCGCGGCCCGGTAGCCCGCTTCGATGCGCTCGGCATCAGCGCGGCCCGTCTGGTGGACCACGGTGACGGCCAGCCCGCGCGCCACGAGCAGCGGCAGCGCCCCCAGCATCAGGTCGTTGACAGCCCGCGCGCCCTGGCTGCCCCCCACCACGAGAAGCCGGACCTCGCTTACCCCCGGGGGAGGGGCGGCGCCTCGCGCGGCCTCAACGAAGACCCTACGCACGGGGTTCCCGGTGTCCTGGGTGCGCCCCACGGCGAAGGCCGAAGCCGCCTCGGGAAAGCCCAGGAACACACGGCGCGCAAAGCGGCCGAGCACCTTGTTCGTGAACCCGGGAACGCTGTTTTGCTCCTGAAGCGCCGTGCGCCGGGCCGTCAGCGCCGCCATCAGCACCAGGGGCCCCGAAGCGTAGCCTCCCACGCCCAGCACCCAGTCGGGGCGGAAGCGCCGCAAGATGCCCAGCGACTGCAAAAAGGCCTTCGGCAAGCGGAAGAGCCCCCGCAGCGTGCCTGCCAGGCCCATGCGCTTGAGCCCGCTCACCTGCAGGAGTTCGAGCGGGTACCCGGCGGCGGGAACGACCTTGGCCTCGAGACCGCGGGACGTGCCCACGAACAGCACCTCTCCGCCCCGCCTCTGCACCTCTTCGGCCACGGCGAGCCCCGGGTAAAGATGCCCCCCGGTGCCGCCACCGGCCACGATGAGCTTCATGCGTGGGCCTCGGGCTCCGAGGTGGGGGCGGGCACGCGGCGACGCCGGCCCGTCTCCACCACCACTTTGACCCCCTTGTCGGAGCGCTTGTTGCCGCTTGCGCCCCAGGGCCACAGCGCCACGTTCCAGCCCACCCACAGCTTTTCGCCTCGCCGCGGCTCCGGGTTGCGCGCCGACACGTTGCCCAGCACCCCTGCGGCAAACAAGCTCACGATCATCGACGAGCCCCCGTAGCTGACGAAGGGAAGCGTCAGCCCCTTGGTGGGCACGAGCCCCATCACCACAGCCATGTTGATGAGCGCCTGCATGCCAAAAACAGCCGTCAGGCCGAACGCCAGATAGGCCCCGAAGGCGTCGCGGGCGCGCGCCGCGGCCAGCAAACCGCGCCAGATCAGCAGGCCAAAAAGCGCCGCCACACCCACGACCCCCACGAAGCCCAACTCTTCGCCCACCACCGCCAAGATGAAGTCGGTGTGCGCTTCGGGCAAAAAGAAAAGCTTTTGCCGACCGGCGCCAAGGCCCTGGCCGAACAGCCCGCCCGAGCCGATGCTGATGAGCGACTCGACCGTCTGATAGCCCGCGTCCCGTCGGTGCGCCCAGGGATCCAAAAAGGCCAGCATGCGCCGCATCCGCCAGGGCGTTCCCACGATGAGCCGCCACGCCACGGGCGCCGCCAACAGCAACGACAAGATAATGTAGCTCGTCCGCGTGCCCGCCACGAAGAGCATGGCCAACGCCACAAAGCCGAAGATCGCCGCCGTTCCCAGATCGGGTTGTTTGAGCAGCAGCAACACCAAGATGCCCGTCACGATGAGCGGGGGCAAAAAGCCCACCCAGAGCTGCTTCACCTTTTCGGCTTTGCGCGCCAGCAGCGCCGCCAGATAAACGACCAGCGCAAATTTGGCCACCTCGGACGGCTGAAACGACAAGGGCCCGAGACGAAACCACCGCACCGCACCGCCCGCCCGCGACCCCACCACCAGCACGCTCACCAACAAAACCACGCTCCCAAAAAGCATGGGATAGGTGAGCCGGCGGTACAGGCTGTAGTCGGTCCGCAGCGCGAAGGCAAACGCCATCAAGCCCAGCAGCGCATAGAGTGATTCGCGCTTGAGGAAGAACGTCCAGTCACCATAGCGGCGGGCCGCAAACATCGCGCCCGCCGAAAACACCATGACCACGCCCAGGGCGGTGAGACACAGCACGGCGCCGCAGAGGATCCGATCGGGCCCCCGCGACACCGCAGCAGCCTTCAGCCACTCGGCCCACGGCGCATGCCCCTTGCGTGGCCACAGCCACCCAAGACCCCGCGCCCGCGGGCGCGCCACCGCCACGGGTCCCGATCCGAGGCCTGGGCGTACCGTCTGCGTGCGGCTCATGCCCCGTCCCCCCTCACGCCTTTTCCGGAGGCACCACCCGGTGCGGCTCGCTCCCCGCGTCCTCGGCCTCGCGCTCCAGCTTTCGGATGGCCGCCGCGAAGCGCTCGCCCCGTTCGGCGTAGTCACGGAACATGTCGAAGCTCGAACAGGCGGGGCTGAGCACCACCGCGTCTCCCGCCGCAGCCAGGGCGGCGGCTTTCCGAACCGCGTCTTCCATGCTGTGGGCGTGCTCCACGTGCATCACGCCTTGCATGGCCTCGGCGATCCGCCCCGCGGCCTCACCCAGCACCACCACGGCCCGCCCCACGCGGCCCATCGTCTCGGCCAGGGGCGCGTAGCTGCCCCCTTTGTCACGGCCTCCGGCGATCAGAACCACCGGTCTTGGAAAGCCCGTCAAGGCGGCAACGGCCGCGCCCACGTTGGTGCCCTTCGAGTCGTCGAAGTACTGCACGCCATCCACCTGGCCCACCATCTCCATGCGGTGAGGCAGCGGACGAAAGCCCACGAGCCCCCGATGCACTTCGGCCGGCAACGCCCCGGCCAACCGCGCGGCCAGCAGCGCGGCCAGCGCGTTTTCCTGGTTGTGGCGCCCCACCAAACGGGGGTTGTCGGCGGGGTAGCGCTCGATTTGCCCCCCCGGGATACGAATGCACAGGCTGTCGCCTTGTAGCCAGCCGCCCTCGGTCAGGGCCTGACGTGTGGAAAACGCGATCCAGTGGGCCCGCACGTGGCGGGCCACCTCGGCCACGAGCCCATCGTCGAGGTTCATCACCGCGAAGTCGCTTTCCTGCTGGGCCGCGAAGAGCCGCGCCTTCGCCGCCACATAGCCGTCGACCTGGCCGCCGTAGCGGTCCAGGTGGTCGGGCGTGATGTTCAAAAGCACGCCCACCTGCGGGCGAAACGTCTCGAAGGTCTCTGCCTGAAAGGACGAAACTTCCAGCACACACAACCCCCCGAGATCCGTGGCCGGCGTGCCCACCGCTTCGGCCAAGGGCGTCCCCAGGTTTCCACCCACGAACGTGGGGCGCCCCGTGCCCTTGAGCATGGCGCCGCACAGGGTGGTGGTGGTGGATTTGCCGTTCGTGCCGGTGATGGCCACCAGGGTGGCCTTCGTGAACCGCGCCGCCAGCTCGAGCTCACCCGTTACCGGCACACCCGCGGCCCGCGCCACCTGAAGCTCGGGACCTTCCGGAACGCCGGGAGACAGCACGATGAGTTCGGCATGCCGAAAGCTCTCGGCCCGATGTCCGCCCAGCTCCTCCACAACTCCGCCCGGCAGCGTGGCGAGCGCGCCCGCCAGCGCCGCCGCCGGCTGCTTGTCGGTCACCGTGACCCGCGCGCCGCGCGCCGCGCACAGCCGCGCCGCCGCCTGGCCCGAGCGGCCCAGGCCCACGACGAGCACCCGTTTTCCTTGGAGTTCAGGAGCGGTCATCACGGAATTCCTGCAGCCACGGTGCACCCGTTTGGCGCCGCGGTCCAAAAAAACCACAGCGCCACCCGCATGCCGCGGGGCACGCCCCGCTCAGCGCACCTTCAGGGTCACGATCAACCCCAGCGTGGCGCAGATGAACGAAACGATCCAAAAACGAACGACGATGCGCGACTCGGGCCATCCCAGTTTCTCGAAGTGGTGGTGAATGGGTGCCATCAGGAACACCCGGCGCTTGGTGCGCTTGTAATACCCCACCTGGATGATGTCGCTCACCGCTTCCGCCACGAACACGCCGCCAATCACCGGCAACGACATCTCCGTCTTCGTGGCCAGCGCCACGAACCCCAGCGCGCCGCCCAGCGCCAGCGCGCCCACGTCGCCCATGAACACCTGCGCGGGGTGCGTGTTGTACCACAGAAAACCGATGCCGGCCCCGCCGATGGCGCCGCAGAAGATGGCCAGCTCCCCCGCGCCCTGCACGTGCGCCAGACCCAGGTAGCTTGCGATGTTGAAGTCGCGCAGCACGGTGCCCGCTGCGTAGCACAGGAACATGAACGTGAACGAGCAGATGATGACGGGGCCTATCGCCAGCCCATCGAGTCCGTCGGTGAGGTTGACCGCATTCGACGTGCCCACCACCACCACGAGCCCGAACAGCACGTAGACGGCGAGCGGCAACTCGGGCGAAAAGCGCTCGATCGCCACCAGCGGCAACACCAGCTGCAAGCGCACGTGCGGCTCGAGTGCGTTGCCCGCCAGAAGCCACGTCACGGCCACACCGCCGATCAGCACCTGGAACAGAATCTTGATCTTGCCTGGCACCCCCCGCTTGTTCTTGTGAACGAGCTTGATGTAGTCGTCGACGAAGCCCAGGATGCCGTAGCCCACGGTCACGAGAAGCGCGAGCCACACGAGCTCGCTCGACAGATCGCACCACAGCAAGGTGCCGAACGCCAGCGCAAGGATGATGACCGAGCCCCCCATGGTGGGCGTGCCCTTTTTGCTTGCGTGAGACGCGGGGCCATCGCTCCGAATCACCTCCCCGATCTGGCGCTCCCGGGCGCGCTTGATGAACCAGGGGGCCACCACGAAGGTGATCACCAGCGACGTGAGCGTGGCCAAGCCCACGCGTGTGGACACGTAGCGAAACACGTTGAGGAAGCGAAAGTCCTCGCGCAGCAGTTGAAAGAGGTGAAACAGCATCTGGAGTAAACTTCCGGGGACGCGCCCCGGCCTAAAGAGACTTTCCGAGCGCGTCGGGCGCGCCGCCTTCGATGACCTCGTCGGCCCACAGCGTCTGCAAAGCCGCCACCGCACGTTCGAGCCGTGCCCCCCGCGACCCCTTCACCAAAATCCAGTCGCCCGGCCGGGTCCAGCCCGCCACGTGGCGCGCGGCCTCGGCGGGATCATCGCCCTCGAAGGTCCATGCAAGGCCAGCCCGCCGGGCCCCGGCGGCAACGTGTCGCCCGAGCCGCCCCACGCCTGCCAGACCCACCACACCGGCGGCGGCGGCCTCTGCACCCAGCGCTTCATGCAGCGCCACCTCGGCCTCACCCAGCTCCAGCATGTCCCCAATGAGGGCAAACGCACGGCCCGTGCCCCGCGCGCCCGCCACGGCCGTCGACACCGCGGCGCTCATCGACGAGGGGTTCGCGTTGTAGCAGTCGTCCAGGACCACGCGATCGGCAAGCGCCAGCGGCCGCGACCTGTGCGCGGGCAGCTCCACCTGCTCGAGCCCCGCCGCCGCCACCTGAGGGGGCACGCCCAGCACGGCCGCCACCAAGAGGGCAATGCCCCCGTTGACGGCATTGTGAAGCCCCGCGAGGGGCAGATTCACCAGGACTGGCTCGTCGCCCACCGCGTAGCGCACCACGGACCCGGCAGCGCCTGCCGGCACGAAATCCAGGAGCGCCACGCCGAGGCCCGGCGCTCCCCCCACCTGCGTGCCAAAGCGGAGACGACGCGCCTGCGGAAGGAACTGCACCGAAGGCATCAGCAGGGGCTCACCGGCCGGGATAAGACCCACGCCGTCCGGCGTGAGCCCCTCGAAGATCTCTCCCTTGGCGGCTCCGATGGCCGCGAGCGACCCGAGCCGCCCCAGGTGGGCCGCGCCCACGTTGGTGACCACGGCCACGTGGGGACGGGCCAGGTGGGTGAGATAGGAAATCTCCCCGCGGGCCCGCATCGCCATCTCGAGCACCCAGACCTTCTCCCTGCCCTGCGCGCCCAGCACGGTGAGGGGCAGCCCGATGTCCGTGTTGTAGTTGCCAGGCGTCTTGAGAACCTCGCCCAAAGAGCTCACGGCGGCCGCGATCAGCTCTTTCGTGGTGGTCTTTCCGTTCGAGCCCGTGACGGCCACCACGCGTCCCGAAAACGCCGCGCGCACCGCCTCGGCCAGCCGGCCGAGCGCCGTCAGCGGATCGTCCACCGCCAGCACGGGGGTGGCGCCGACCCCCTTGGGAAGACCCCGTCCACCGGGAACGATCACCACGCTCGCCCCCGCCGCGGCCGCGGGCCCGCAGTAATTGAAGCCGTCCACCCTCTCGCCCCGCAGCGCCACGAACGCCATGCCGCTCGTCACGCCGCGGCTGTCCGTGGTGGCCCCCCGGAACACGGCCTCGCCCGACGGGGGGCCGAGCCAAACGCCTTGGGTCACCTCTGCCAGCCAGGCGAGGTCGCGCGCCTCGGCCGTCACGATGGGACTCCTGGCGCGGGTCGAGACAAAAACGCCGCCGTGGCCTCCGCGCGGTCGTCGAAGGGCAGCTTCTGGGTGCCCACGATCTGATAATCCTCGTGACCCTTGCCTGCGATGAGCAGCGTGTCGCCCGCGCGGGCGGCCTGGACCGCCAGGCCGATGGCCGCGCGTCGATCGGGGGCCACACAAAAACCCGTCGCGCCCGCCCGTACGTCATCGGGCCTGCGCTCCGGCACCTTTGCTTGCAACACCCCGTCCACGATCATCTCGAGGATGCGCATGGGGTCTTCGGTGCGCGGGTTGTCCGAGGTCACGATCGCCACGTCGGCCAGGCGCGCTGCGCTTTCGCCCATGAGCGGACGCTTGCCCGGGTCGCGATCGCCGCCACACCCAAACACCACCAGCAAACGCCCTCGCGTGAGCGGGCGCAACACCGACAAGGCCCGCTCGAGCGCGTCCGGGGTGTGCGCATAATCGACCACGCACAAAACACCGGCCGTGTTCTCGACCACCTCGAGGCGCCCCGGTACGCCGGGCAAGGCCGCCACGCCGGCGGCGAGGGCGTCGAGCGGCACGTCCGCCGCAAAGGCCATGCCGGCCGCCAACACCACGTTGGCCAGGTTGTAGTCCCCGACCAGCCGCGCGCGCAGCTCGACTCTGCCCAAGGGCGTGTGAAGCTCGGCGCTGAGCCCCCCGCCATCGAGACGCCGCGGGCCCACCCACAGATCTGCCCCGGCGGGCT
Above is a genomic segment from Myxococcales bacterium containing:
- a CDS encoding UDP-N-acetylmuramoyl-tripeptide--D-alanyl-D-alanine ligase — encoded protein: MTAEARDLAWLAEVTQGVWLGPPSGEAVFRGATTDSRGVTSGMAFVALRGERVDGFNYCGPAAAAGASVVIVPGGRGLPKGVGATPVLAVDDPLTALGRLAEAVRAAFSGRVVAVTGSNGKTTTKELIAAAVSSLGEVLKTPGNYNTDIGLPLTVLGAQGREKVWVLEMAMRARGEISYLTHLARPHVAVVTNVGAAHLGRLGSLAAIGAAKGEIFEGLTPDGVGLIPAGEPLLMPSVQFLPQARRLRFGTQVGGAPGLGVALLDFVPAGAAGSVVRYAVGDEPVLVNLPLAGLHNAVNGGIALLVAAVLGVPPQVAAAGLEQVELPAHRSRPLALADRVVLDDCYNANPSSMSAAVSTAVAGARGTGRAFALIGDMLELGEAEVALHEALGAEAAAAGVVGLAGVGRLGRHVAAGARRAGLAWTFEGDDPAEAARHVAGWTRPGDWILVKGSRGARLERAVAALQTLWADEVIEGGAPDALGKSL